A section of the Drosophila sechellia strain sech25 chromosome 3L, ASM438219v1, whole genome shotgun sequence genome encodes:
- the LOC6616382 gene encoding uncharacterized protein LOC6616382 isoform X5 — protein sequence MVKRKNQDAVSNKPAVELLSEEEWMARRNIYMQRLADLKTSVAFIDDAVEEYKELQKQKLRNDKWNSYLACDGLPNPSRPAEIRKFIFQLNFMEQEALANEISWVLSVDEGSVLSQAPDRCDRTRKIMEKSRPNVGQLYEVTVQRILATIERVQRVLRNDEVLVHMPTFQVRELDKFSV from the exons ATGGTAAAAAGGAAGAACCAGGACGCGGTTTCCAATAAACCAGCCGTGGAACTTCTTTCGGAGGAGGAGTGGATGGCCcgaagaaatatatatatgcagcGTTTAGCGGATCTTAAGACAAGTGTAGCCTTTATTGACG ATGCCGTCGAGGAGTACAAGGAGCTTCAGAAACAAAAGTTGCGTAACGACAAATGGAATAGTTACTTGGCTTGTGATGGATTACCTAATCCCAGTCGTCCCGCCgaaattcgaaaattcatattccAGCTAAACTTTATGGAGCAAGAGGCCCTCGCTAACGAAATCAGCTGGGTTCTTTCAGTGGACGAGGGTAGTGTTCTCTCTCAAGCACCTGATAGATGCGATAGGACTCGTAAGATCATGGAAAAATCAAGGCCAAACGTAGGACAGCTCTACGAAGTAACAGTGCAACGTATCCTGGCAACCATAGAAAGGGTACAGAGAGTTCTGCGTAACGACGAGGTGCTCGTACATATGCCAACATTTCAAGTCCGTGAGCTGGATAAG TTTTCCGTCTAG